A window from Zavarzinia compransoris encodes these proteins:
- a CDS encoding ribonuclease D has translation MTVTLHKGDLPDGLDLGPVVAIDTETMGLNPHRDRLCLVQLSSGDGNAHLVQIGLGQGSAPNLARMLADPKVLKLFHFARFDIAALHHGLGVVTAPVYCTKIASKLIRTFTDRHGLKDLVKELTGVEISKQQQSSDWGADDLSEAQLAYAASDVLYLHALKAKLDVLLAREGRTGLAQACYDFLPSRALLDLAGWPEVDIFAH, from the coding sequence GTGACCGTGACGCTCCACAAGGGCGATCTTCCTGATGGGCTGGATCTCGGTCCCGTCGTCGCCATCGATACCGAGACTATGGGGCTGAACCCGCATCGCGACCGGCTGTGCCTCGTGCAGCTGTCGTCGGGCGACGGCAACGCCCATCTGGTCCAGATCGGCCTCGGCCAGGGGTCGGCACCCAACCTCGCCCGCATGCTGGCGGACCCCAAGGTCCTGAAGCTGTTCCATTTCGCCCGCTTCGACATCGCCGCCCTTCACCACGGGCTCGGCGTCGTCACGGCGCCGGTCTATTGCACCAAGATCGCCTCGAAGCTGATCCGCACCTTCACCGACCGCCATGGCCTGAAGGACCTGGTCAAGGAATTGACCGGGGTCGAGATCTCGAAGCAACAGCAGTCGTCCGACTGGGGCGCCGACGACCTGAGCGAGGCGCAGCTGGCCTATGCCGCGTCGGACGTTCTCTATCTTCATGCCCTGAAAGCCAAGCTCGACGTCCTGCTCGCCCGCGAGGGGCGGACCGGGCTGGCGCAGGCCTGCTATGACTTCCTGCCCAGCCGCGCCCTGCTCGACCTGGCGGGCTGGCCTGAAGTAGACATATTCGCGCACTGA
- a CDS encoding DUF2312 domain-containing protein — MAEVVGIAGEQLRQFVARIERLEEEKAALAADIREVYAEAKGNGFDTKVLRQVIRLRKIDKAERQEMDAILELYLEALGMHEAALG, encoded by the coding sequence ATGGCCGAAGTCGTCGGCATCGCAGGCGAGCAGCTGCGCCAGTTCGTCGCCCGCATCGAGCGCCTGGAAGAAGAGAAGGCGGCACTGGCCGCCGATATCCGCGAAGTCTATGCCGAGGCCAAGGGCAACGGCTTCGACACCAAGGTGCTGCGCCAGGTCATCCGCCTGCGCAAGATCGACAAGGCGGAGCGCCAGGAGATGGATGCCATCCTCGAACTCTACCTCGAGGCGCTGGGCATGCACGAGGCCGCGCTCGGCTGA
- a CDS encoding M3 family oligoendopeptidase yields MSEASMATSLGVLPEWDLSDLYPGPDSPELAEAFAAAEAAARRFAEAYEGRLAALGGDEVAAGLREYEALQDLLGRIGSYSGLVYSGNMADSRIAQFSQTAQERLTEISSLLLFFTLELNRLEDDVLEAKLAASPAFAHYRPWLRDLRAYRPHQLSDQMEKLLHEKYVAGRAAWNRLFDETFAQLRFSIDGKELTSAEALHQMSDRDPAVRERAAQALAEVFKKNIRLFALITNTLAKDKEIEDRWRKYPAPAASRHLSNAVEAEVVDALVTAVRDAYPRLSHRYYALKAKWFGVEALNAWDRNAPLPNGDDRTIPWDEARDTVLGAYGDFSPDLAAIGRRFFDNAWIDAPVRPGKSPGAFAHPTVPSAHPYLLLNYQGKTRDVMTLAHELGHGVHQVLAAAQGPLMADTPLTLAETASVFGEMLTFQALLRKQKDPALRKILLATKVEDMINTVVRQTAFYQFECRVHAERRTSELTAERIGEIWLEIQGESLGPAIRLNPGYETFWCYIPHFIHSPFYVYAYAFGDCLVNSLYAVYEGAEAGFQQKYFEMLKAGGTLRHKELLAPFNLDASDPAFWSKGLGVVSGFIDQLEAM; encoded by the coding sequence ATGAGCGAAGCGAGCATGGCGACGAGCCTGGGGGTCCTGCCGGAATGGGACTTGAGCGACCTCTACCCCGGTCCCGATTCGCCGGAACTGGCCGAGGCTTTCGCCGCCGCCGAGGCTGCGGCCCGGCGCTTCGCCGAAGCCTATGAGGGCCGGCTCGCCGCCCTCGGGGGCGACGAGGTGGCCGCCGGCTTGCGCGAATACGAGGCGTTGCAGGATCTGCTCGGGCGGATCGGGTCCTACAGCGGCCTCGTCTATTCCGGGAACATGGCGGACAGCAGGATCGCCCAGTTCAGCCAGACCGCCCAGGAACGCCTGACCGAGATTTCCAGCCTGCTGCTCTTCTTCACGCTGGAACTGAACCGGCTGGAGGACGATGTCCTGGAGGCGAAGCTCGCCGCCTCGCCCGCCTTCGCCCATTACCGGCCCTGGCTGCGCGACCTGCGCGCCTATCGCCCGCACCAGCTGTCCGACCAGATGGAAAAGCTGCTGCACGAGAAATATGTCGCCGGCCGGGCCGCCTGGAACCGCCTGTTCGACGAGACCTTCGCCCAGCTGCGCTTTTCCATCGACGGCAAGGAACTGACCAGCGCCGAGGCGCTGCACCAGATGTCGGACCGCGACCCCGCCGTGCGCGAGCGGGCGGCCCAGGCCCTGGCGGAAGTCTTCAAGAAGAACATCCGCCTCTTCGCCCTGATCACCAATACGCTCGCCAAGGACAAGGAGATCGAGGACCGCTGGCGGAAGTATCCGGCGCCGGCCGCCTCGCGCCACCTTTCCAACGCCGTCGAGGCCGAGGTGGTGGATGCCCTGGTCACCGCCGTGCGCGACGCCTATCCCCGGCTGTCGCACCGCTATTACGCCCTGAAGGCGAAGTGGTTCGGGGTCGAGGCGCTGAACGCCTGGGACCGCAACGCGCCCCTGCCGAACGGCGACGACCGCACCATCCCGTGGGACGAGGCGCGTGACACCGTGCTCGGCGCCTATGGCGATTTCTCGCCCGATCTCGCGGCGATCGGCCGGCGCTTCTTCGACAATGCCTGGATCGATGCGCCGGTCCGCCCCGGCAAGTCGCCCGGCGCCTTCGCCCATCCGACCGTGCCCTCGGCCCATCCCTATCTGCTGCTGAACTACCAGGGCAAGACGCGGGACGTGATGACCCTGGCCCACGAGCTCGGCCATGGCGTGCATCAGGTGCTGGCGGCGGCCCAGGGCCCCCTGATGGCCGACACGCCCCTGACGCTGGCCGAGACCGCCTCGGTCTTCGGCGAGATGCTGACCTTCCAGGCCCTGCTGCGCAAGCAGAAGGACCCGGCGCTCCGCAAGATCCTGCTCGCCACCAAGGTGGAGGACATGATCAACACCGTGGTGCGTCAGACCGCCTTCTACCAGTTCGAATGCCGCGTCCACGCCGAACGGCGGACCAGCGAGCTGACGGCGGAGCGGATCGGCGAGATCTGGCTGGAGATCCAGGGCGAGAGCCTGGGCCCGGCGATCCGCCTCAATCCGGGCTATGAAACCTTCTGGTGTTACATCCCGCATTTCATCCATTCGCCGTTCTACGTCTATGCCTATGCCTTCGGCGACTGTCTGGTGAATTCGCTCTATGCCGTCTACGAGGGCGCGGAGGCGGGCTTCCAGCAGAAATATTTCGAGATGCTGAAGGCTGGCGGCACGCTGCGGCACAAGGAATTGCTGGCGCCCTTCAACCTCGACGCCAGCGATCCCGCCTTCTGGTCCAAGGGGCTCGGCGTCGTCTCCGGCTTTATCGACCAGCTGGAGGCGATGTAA